The genomic segment GGACGGGGAGCGCCCGGCGGCGCGGCCTCCGGGCTGAGGGCGGCCGGCGGGGCTGAGGGCGGCCGGTGGCGCGGCCTCCGGGCTGAGCAGCGGTCGGCGGCGCGGCCTCCCGGGTGAGCCCTGACCTAACATGGAGCGATGCGCACGGGCGGTGACCACTACTTCAGCAGCACCCCAGGCGCGCTCAGCGACCCCAAGGAGGTCGACGTCCTGCTGCCCGACGTCGACCTGACGCTCTGGACCGACGCGGGTGTCTTCAGCCACGGCCGGCTGGACGCCGCGACCCGGATCTTCCTCGAGACGGCTCCCGCGCCGCCGCCGACCGGCGTGCTGCTCGACCTGGGCTGCGGCTACGGACCGATCGCGTTGGTTCTCGCGTCGCGGTCTCCGAAGGCTCAGGTGCTCGCGGTCGACGTCAACGAACGGGCGCTTGGGCTCGTCCGCCGCAACGCGGACCGGAACGGTCTTCGCAATGTGACGGCATCCCTGCCCGAAGACGTGCCGGAGGATCTCGAGCTCGCTGCCATATATGCGAACCCGCCGATCAGGATCGGCAAGCAGGCGATGCGGGAGATGCTGCTGCACTGGCTGTCGCGGCTCGCCGCCGACGGCGTTGCGTACCTCGTGGTCGGCAAGCACCTCGGCTCCGACTCGTTGGCCGGATGGCTTGAAGAGCAAGGATTCGAGGTCGTGAGGATGGCCTCCCGGAACAGCTATCGAACGCTGGAAGTCAGGCATGGAAAGGATGTGGCGTGAGCCAGCTACGCGGCACGGATCTCAAGCGGTTGCACCGCGGCTGGAAGCGGACTTCGCCACCGCCTCTGGCGTTGATCCTGGAGAGCG from the Cumulibacter manganitolerans genome contains:
- a CDS encoding class I SAM-dependent methyltransferase, with the protein product MRTGGDHYFSSTPGALSDPKEVDVLLPDVDLTLWTDAGVFSHGRLDAATRIFLETAPAPPPTGVLLDLGCGYGPIALVLASRSPKAQVLAVDVNERALGLVRRNADRNGLRNVTASLPEDVPEDLELAAIYANPPIRIGKQAMREMLLHWLSRLAADGVAYLVVGKHLGSDSLAGWLEEQGFEVVRMASRNSYRTLEVRHGKDVA